Below is a genomic region from Vibrio mimicus.
TTTCTCTGATGGAGATAAATCCGAAGCGATAAAATCAGACATTACAGCACACCCTCATAAACAGCCTTAACGTAATCGCGGCTAACTTCTTTAAACTGACCACCAACAACAACAAAGTAATGCCATTGCTGTTTCACAATTCGAGCTTTTAGTGTTAATCTTTTCATTGCCAATCCTCATATCAGTGTTGTTTGGTAAGTGAAAATTCCTCGCAAGAAACTTTCACTAGGGCGTTAAGTCGTTTGTCCGGCTTAACGCCTTTTCTTTTTCTCTCGGGGCATCAAGCTCCAATTCGCAGTTCTTAATTTGGTCACGCTCAAACATTTCAGTAACTTGGCCTTGGCTGGTGGTTACGGGGATTACCGGTTAGCGGTAGTATTTGTTTGCGGTTCAGAAAGAACGTCAGTGTTTGGGTTAGGGAACACGTCCTGAAACTCACACTTAGCGCCCAAGCCTTTTAGGGCATTAACAATGTTCCAGCACTGGTTTACACAAGGCTTCCTTGCTCCAGACTCATAGCGATCAATTGCGCTTTGACCAACGCCAACTAGGTATCCCAATTCTTTCTGAGTTGCACCAATGGAATTTCTGTAATGTTTGATTTGGTTCATAAGCCCTCCGCTGTTGCTCTTTTATACCAAATTGGAATGTAAACAGCAATAGAGATATACCGAATCGGTCGTTTAGCTCTAATTCCGATGTGGCATAATTTAGGAATGAAAATGAATTGGAACGATCTGGTTAAAACCAGAATGAAAGAGATAGGCGTGACGCAAGATGCGCTTGCCGAAAAGATGGGGCTAACTCAAGCCTCAATTGCTCGCTATCTGAATAAAAAAAGAGAGCCAGACTTAGACACAATCGCAAAAATCATGAAATGTGTAGGTCTAGATCAGCTTATGTTGAATTCTGACGGCTTTGTCGAGTATCCAAGCGAGGCTTGGGCAAACGTATCAAAACCTGAACTTGAATTAAGCTACCAACGCTCATTCCCATTGCTAAGCTCCGTTCAAGCTGGCGCATGGACTGAAGCTTGCGAGCCTTATGAAGTGAGGGAGATTGAACAGTGGTACGAGACAACCGAAAGAACCAGTGATCGCTGCTTTTGGCTAAAGGTGGAAGGAGACTCAATGACGGCTCCATCTGGCGTTAGTATTCCTGATGGTGCGCTTGTTCTGGTTGATACAGAGAAAAGCTACCAGAACGGCTCTCTTGTTGTGGCTAAACTCACCGATGTGAATGAAGCCACTTTCAAAAAGCTAGTGATCGACGCAGGCCAGAAGTATCTCAAGCCGCTAAATCCTGCCTATCAGATGATTCCAATCAATGGGAGCTGCAAGATCATAGGCGTTGTCGTTGATGCAAGATTAAGGCTTTTATAGGTTGTTCTGCATTACAGCTAATTAACGTTCTTGTGCTCGTGGATTTCACTAAACCACAAGGATAGCTAATGACTGTTTTTGAACTACTTGGCATATCGCAAGGTGATGCGATAACCGTTGATAACCCTTGGTCTGATTATGGAGAGAGGCAGATGATACCTCTTTCCATATCTAAGAACGGAATATCGATAAGAGCTATCGATACTAGGCACGGAGATATTAGATACATAGCACCAGATTGGACGATCATCACTGATGCAGGTGATAGAGTTCTACTAAAAGACTTTCCTTACATATCACAAAACCTCAAATCCATATCCAAACAAAAGCAGAGCGAAAAACGACCCAAAGAGTCAAAAAGAGAAGTCGCTTCAATGGTTGATGTTCTTGAGTCTCTCAGACTTAATGGCTTGAATGTTGCAATAACTGGAACTTTGCCCATTCCGAGAGCTGACTTTAAAAAGATACTTGAAGATAAAGGCTCTAACGTTTTTGACGGCATAAGCAAAAAGATAAATTTGCTCATAATGGGGGATACAGGGGCTTTTGAAATCACTAGCAAGATGAAAAAAGCGCAAGAACTTGGGATAAAAATCGTTACCGTTTCTGGGTGAGTAACTCAAAACAAACCCCACAACTTGGTGGGGTTTTGCTTTTTATAAAACTCTAACATTATAAGAAGGCTTTCCGCCAATTCTGCTTTCTTGGTATATGGCAATCAGCTTGCCGTCCCTCATGAATGCCATGTAGGTTTTTGCACCAGGGTATCCGCCATAGCTATTTTTTGCATTTACGCTGAAAAGCATTGTGTAACCATAAGTCACTTCTCCACCAGAAATGGCTGATTGCTGATAGTAATTTCTCTTAACATTACTGAAGACATACTTGGCCGAATCAGGATCTTTTAAGTAAATCTGAAAGAATCCCTTAACTAGATTCTCGGCCTGATCTTGAGATATTTCCGCGCCATAGTTGGCTGATGCAATTTCAGCCTCAGTTGGTGGCTTTGCTGCACAACCAAGAAGAAGGGCGCTCAGGGCAAAGAGTAAAATAAATCTGAATTTGTTTTTTCGCATTTCATGCCTCGATATAACAGTGTTTTTTCTGTTTCCAGATCATTACGTCAGTTCAATTTGCAATCAATAGCTTACTTCAAAATTGTTGATGATAAGCAATTAAATTCCTACCTATTCATGCTCATCAAGTTTGTTAAATCAATCACAAAAAATAACGCCAATAAAAAATAATTCCATTTTGGTATTTACAAGATAATACCGAAATGGCATATTTAAATCACACAAGGCAAGCGCCTTAGCTCTTTAACAACATGAACCATGAACGATAGATTGTATGGTTGTCAGTTTCTGATGACGTGCAGCAATCAGGTCACCCCAAGCTCCACTAGTGGGGAACACAAATCTAGTGAAATCGCTTACTCACCAATACGGCGACCGGGTGTAGCAACCTACAGATAATGGAAGCTGCATTTGCTGGAATGGCTTAACCGTGAGGATGACCCGATATGTAAGTAAGCTCCGCCTAGTTTCGGCGGTAAGGTAGAAACACAAATAGGCTTTGGAAACAGAGCCAATTTGAAACCTCTTTTTTGGTCGGACAGCGGAGTTAGGAAAGGCCGACAAAGCCTAACAAAACTGCATTAGAGAGGTTTCAAATTTAAACAAACAACCAAAGAGGCAACGAAATGTTTGAATTATTTAAAAATAAGGCAGATCAAGCAAAGGTAA
It encodes:
- a CDS encoding BRCT domain-containing protein gives rise to the protein MTVFELLGISQGDAITVDNPWSDYGERQMIPLSISKNGISIRAIDTRHGDIRYIAPDWTIITDAGDRVLLKDFPYISQNLKSISKQKQSEKRPKESKREVASMVDVLESLRLNGLNVAITGTLPIPRADFKKILEDKGSNVFDGISKKINLLIMGDTGAFEITSKMKKAQELGIKIVTVSG
- a CDS encoding helix-turn-helix transcriptional regulator → MNQIKHYRNSIGATQKELGYLVGVGQSAIDRYESGARKPCVNQCWNIVNALKGLGAKCEFQDVFPNPNTDVLSEPQTNTTANR
- a CDS encoding LexA family protein, producing MNWNDLVKTRMKEIGVTQDALAEKMGLTQASIARYLNKKREPDLDTIAKIMKCVGLDQLMLNSDGFVEYPSEAWANVSKPELELSYQRSFPLLSSVQAGAWTEACEPYEVREIEQWYETTERTSDRCFWLKVEGDSMTAPSGVSIPDGALVLVDTEKSYQNGSLVVAKLTDVNEATFKKLVIDAGQKYLKPLNPAYQMIPINGSCKIIGVVVDARLRLL